The following are from one region of the Bradyrhizobium septentrionale genome:
- a CDS encoding NAD(P)H-dependent oxidoreductase codes for MNLHHLLKTRAAAGKPVRVALIGAGKFGSMFLSQVPHTPGLEVPVIVDIDRERAREACRTVGWDDARIGATTFTDDGARAIAGGAFDVVVEATGNPAVGIRHARAAIAAGKHVVMVNVEADVLAGPLLAEEARKAGVVYSLAYGDQPALTAEMVDWARATGFHVVAAGKGTKYLPAYHDVTPEGVWQHYGLTAGEAQSAGMNPQMFNSFLDGTKSAIEMAAIANACTLDVPSEGLLFPPCGVDDLPHVMRPRDKGGVLEKSGIVEVVSSLERDGRPVFRDLRWGVYVVLEAPNDYAADCFRQYGLKTDSSGRYAAMYKPYHLIGLELNISVLSAALRNEPTGQPRGFRGDVAAVAKRNLRAGEMLDGEGGYTVWGKLMPAAASLAAGALPIGLAHRVKLKNDVAHGAVVRWSDVEVDEANDTIKTRKAMEKAFSR; via the coding sequence CTGCATCACCTCCTCAAAACTCGCGCCGCCGCCGGCAAGCCGGTTCGCGTCGCCCTGATCGGCGCCGGAAAATTCGGCTCGATGTTCCTGTCGCAGGTGCCGCACACGCCGGGGCTCGAGGTGCCTGTGATCGTCGACATCGACCGCGAGCGCGCGCGCGAGGCGTGCCGCACGGTCGGCTGGGACGACGCGCGGATCGGCGCAACCACCTTCACCGACGACGGCGCGCGCGCCATCGCCGGCGGCGCATTCGATGTCGTGGTGGAAGCGACCGGAAATCCCGCCGTCGGCATCCGCCATGCCCGCGCGGCGATCGCCGCCGGCAAGCATGTCGTGATGGTCAATGTCGAGGCCGACGTGCTGGCCGGGCCGCTGCTTGCCGAAGAGGCGCGCAAGGCCGGCGTGGTCTACTCACTTGCCTATGGCGACCAGCCGGCGCTGACGGCGGAGATGGTCGACTGGGCCCGCGCGACCGGCTTTCACGTCGTCGCCGCCGGCAAGGGCACCAAATACCTGCCGGCCTATCACGATGTGACGCCGGAAGGCGTGTGGCAGCATTACGGGCTCACCGCCGGCGAAGCGCAATCCGCCGGCATGAACCCGCAGATGTTCAATTCCTTCCTCGACGGCACCAAATCCGCGATTGAGATGGCGGCGATCGCCAACGCCTGCACGCTCGACGTTCCCTCGGAGGGATTGCTGTTTCCGCCCTGCGGCGTCGATGACCTGCCGCATGTGATGCGACCGCGCGACAAGGGCGGCGTGCTGGAGAAATCCGGCATTGTCGAGGTGGTGTCGTCGCTGGAGCGCGACGGCCGCCCGGTATTCCGCGATCTGCGCTGGGGCGTCTATGTGGTGCTGGAGGCGCCGAACGATTATGCCGCGGACTGCTTCAGGCAGTATGGCCTCAAGACCGATTCGTCCGGCCGCTATGCCGCGATGTACAAGCCGTATCATCTGATCGGGCTCGAGCTGAATATTTCCGTGCTGTCGGCGGCGCTGCGCAACGAGCCGACCGGACAGCCGCGCGGCTTCCGCGGCGACGTCGCAGCGGTGGCCAAACGCAACCTGCGCGCCGGCGAGATGCTCGACGGCGAAGGCGGCTACACGGTGTGGGGCAAATTGATGCCCGCCGCCGCCAGCCTCGCCGCCGGCGCACTGCCGATCGGGCTCGCGCACCGCGTCAAGCTGAAGAATGACGTCGCCCACGGCGCCGTGGTGCGCTGGAGCGATGTCGAGGTCGACGAGGCCAACGACACGATCAAGACGCGCAAGGCGATGGAGAAGGCGTTCTCGCGCTGA